ccatAACTCCACCTCCAGGCCTATATCTCCACCTCTGGGCCCAGATCTCCATCCCCGCGCTCCCTCCCTCTATTCCCTTCCAGGACTCACCAACACATGCCATGCTGATGACCATGAGCGACATGGTGGTGCCGGAGCAGACAGGCGGCCGCACCCCTAGCTCAGCTCAGCAGCGCACAGGATGTTATTTGGCTCCCTGCCCATGCAGTTTACATGTTGACCACATCATGGGAGGGTGACGTACGCAGGCTCTTTCTACCTTTCATGAGGCCCAGTGGGTGCTCGCTCAAGAGCAGAACACGGCTTCCTGGAAATTGTTCTCACTAGAATTGACACCTCGTGTCCTTCACTATGACCAACTCAAAACACGTCTCAGATCCAACCTCCGGAACACAGGATGCCTAAAATCTGTGCTAACGTGAAaaacttttcatgtatttttattgtttttatctgaGATTCAAACTCTTCTTCATGTGTAATATGCAAAATATCTAATAGGTATTATTAATGTTTTCAGAGTCATTGTGACTAATAAACCATTAGAATTTTTCATGCTTGTATTTCTAGTATTACAGCAGAACcagttaaaatgatttaaattccCAGGGAAGGATTATGCAATTATTTACAATCTTCGAATTGTACTTTATCAGCAAAAACCACACATGTAAATTctggatttttatagttttatctatAATTTGTCTCATGACCCAAGATTCCAGAGTCCCAACTCTGGAgtttgctctctctctgtctctgtccctccctcattttaaattttacagaaatatcCAGTAACATAATGCTATAGAAAATCAAGTTTCCCCCAGCATGTTGGGAAGCCGCGGTGGGCGAATCAACTGAGatgaggagtttgagagcagcctggccaacatagtgaaaccgtgtctctgctaaacattcaaaaattagccgtgcctggtggcagacacctgtaatgccagctactcaagaggctgaggcacgagaatcgcttgaacctgggaggcggagtttgcagtgagctgagattgcactactacagtccagcctgggtgacagagcaagattccgccttaagaaaaaaaaaatagcaagtagCCTATAATAACAAATTAGAGGGCTCTGGCTACTAAATTTAAAGGGTTCTATAAGGCTACATGAAGTGCAGCATCCTCAAGAGTGTGGACACAGAGAGCCCCTTAGCAGAAACAGTGTCTAAAATACATCCGTGTACACACAGTCCCTTTAGAGTTGACAAAGGCTGCCCTGTGGTTTAAGGTGGCATAGAATGTcttctcaataaataatattaaaccaAAGGGTTACAcgtaggaaaaaataaatctaaacttATTCTCACACTATAAAAACACTTCTTGTTTTTAtctagtttataatttttttatgatttatatttaaaattgagaaataacAGTTTTATACGGTCATCCTTCACTATTCCTGGGTGATTGGTTTCAGGATCTCcactcagataccaaaatctgcagatgctcaagccTCTTACATGAAATGGCACagcatttgcatataacccatgcacatcctcctgtgtacatgaaatcatctctagattacttataattccTGATATGGCCTACACACTGCTTCATTTGTGTCCCTTCAacatagttttgctttttgaaagtttgtggattttcttctctgaatattttttatttatagttgGTTCAATAAACACCTGTAAACCCCACAGATACGGAGGAGcgactgtatatatatatatagcatgaaAGATGATGTGTTGATATGTGTCCCCATGGAGATGAGACTAACAAGGCCTATGACTCTACAAATGTTTCATCGTGGAATGACTCTGCCAGCTTTCCAGGTCTGCAGAGAGTAAGAATATCACTTGTTCATGTGATTCATGATCCTTGGAACCTCCTATGTGCTGCATCTTTGGATGGAAATTGGAGTCCCAGAGACAAATGAGGCTCCACCCTGCTTCCAGAAGCTCAGAGTCCAGGGGAGAGAACCCAGTGGATAACAGATGGGGTTATGTGGACATGGTAATGATAACAGCGGTTTCTTTCAGCGAATAGTGTCACATTACCTAAAGCAATGAGGGCAGACATGTTTATTTGAAAAGGAGACAGCTACATTGAAATCACAAAAAATTTTATAAGTTTCACTGCTGACTGACAGAAGGCTGGAAAATAGTCTGAGGAAAGGTGAAACAGCATGAGGGAAGGTGGAACAGCACGTGTCTCAGTGCCATGTTAAGAGGGAGCCTCTTGTATGTCTGGAATTGTGAGTTCCTCAGTGTGATTGCAGCCTCAAGTAGACTAGGAAGTAAGCCAGTTCAgttggagaggtgggcaggggtcAAGTGAAATAGAGAATTGTGGGCTAAGCAAAGGTGTGTGTCTTCTCTCCAGCAGGCAGTGGGGACCTTAGACATTTGTAAGCAAGAGAGAGGCATGTTCAGATTTGTGGTGTGAGGAAGAGCGATCCCCTAAGATGAAGACTGATGCCTTCAGATTCCAGCTGCTGGTACATGGGAGCTAGCAACCcggttttgagacagggctgtTGTCTCCCTAGAAGATCCCCTCAAGGCCTGACTGTGGTGCTTATGGGCAGGAGACAATGATCTTGGCTTAGCATTTGGAAGTTCCATGTACATGGTGGTATCTGTTGGAGGTGTCTTGGGCCTCTGAGAAGGGGAAGTGATTTTTGTCTGTGTGAAAACGCAGTGATCCAACTGTGCATATGTCACCTCCTGAGGGTCTTGATCATCAGAGTCCTGGAGAGAGGGAAATGCTGAGTGAGGGAGGGTGCTCACATTCTTCAAGACTATTAGGGAATGAGACTCAATCCATGAGGCTGGGCTGAGGAGAACCTACCTCCCTGTTCACTGTTCTGTCCCCGGCAGGCTCTTGGTCCATTACAGCAGCATCTGTAGGAGATAGAAGTCATCAAAACAGCTGGAAGGGCACTTTTGGGTCCTCATTTCATGAGCAGACACCAACACACAGCGGGAGGCCGTAGGTGCCTGAGGTCCCTCAGCTGTCATCAGCCAGACCCAGACATTCTATCTCTCTGAGCTCAAGGACCCATCCCATGAATAGCTCTGAGTTCCCATCCCAGTGATTCTGTCTCCCCTTTCTGCCTGTCATGGAACCTTCTCCTGGATGTCAGTGGCTGCAGGGGACGTGAGGATACAGTTCAGAATCAGGCAATGGTCTGTGAGCTGAAGGCAGGGGCAGGGTGTCTGGTGCTCTCTCTAGAAAGCCCTGCCTCTGTGGCTCCTGCCTTGGTCCAGGGACCATCCTGCCAGTCAGGAACACACACCAGTGTGCTCCCATCCTGCTTCCCCACATGGTCCTGAgctctctgacctctgcttcGTGAGACTTACTCTTTTTGTTGGAGCAGCAGcaatgaaggagaaagaagaagaggatgATGAAGAGGATGATAGCCACTGAGGTCCCAATCAGAATGTGCAGGTGTCTGCGGATACCTGGGGGAAGGT
Above is a genomic segment from Homo sapiens chromosome 19 genomic scaffold, GRCh38.p14 alternate locus group ALT_REF_LOCI_15 HSCHR19KIR_GRC212_AB_HAP_CTG3_1 containing:
- the KIR2DL5A gene encoding killer cell immunoglobulin-like receptor 2DL5A isoform X4, producing MSLMVISMACVGFFLLQGAWTHEGGQDKPLLSAWPSAVVPRGGHVTLLCRSRLGFTIFSLYKEDGVPVPELYNKIFWKSILMGPVTPAHAGTYRCRGSHPRSPIEWSAPSNPLVIVVTGNSSSSSSSPTEPSSKTGIRRHLHILIGTSVAIILFIILFFFLLHCCCSNKKNAAVMDQEPAGDRTVNREDSDDQDPQEVTYAQLDHCVFTQTKITSPSQRPKTPPTDTTMYMELPNAKPRSLSPAHKHHSQALRGSSRETTALSQNRVASSHVPAAGI